The proteins below are encoded in one region of Triticum aestivum cultivar Chinese Spring chromosome 1B, IWGSC CS RefSeq v2.1, whole genome shotgun sequence:
- the LOC123075686 gene encoding probable glutathione S-transferase GSTU6: MAGEDELKLLSTWGSPWASRVKLALHFKGLSYENIEQDLNNKSDLLLASNPVHKKVPVLIHNGKPICESVVILEYINEAFGSTGPSLLPTDPYERAIARFWVDYIDHKLVIPWKVAFTANTEEDKTEAIKQILAGVKVLEGALKECSNGKPFFGGDNVGYVDIALGGLLAFMQGTEELCGTKLFGTANTPLLLAWVERFTTLDAAKAALPDASKLVAFAKTRQARIAATINVPVKK, translated from the exons ATGGCGGGCGAAGATGAACTGAAGCTGTTGAGTACATGGGGGAGCCCCTGGGCTTCCAGAGTGAAACTCGCGCTCCACTTCAAGGGGTTGAGCTACGAGAACATCGAGCAGGACCTCAACAACAAGAGCGACCTCCTCCTGGCGTCCAACCCGGTGCACAAGAAGGTGCCCGTGCTCATCCACAACGGCAAGCCAATCTGTGAGTCGGTCGTCATTCTAGAGTACATCAACGAGGCCTTTGGCAGCACCGGCCCCTCCCTCCTGCCAACTGACCCCTACGAACGTGCCATTGCTCGGTTTTGGGTTGACTACATTGACCACAAG CTAGTCATCCCGTGGAAAGTGGCGTTCACGGCCAACACGGAAGAGGATAAGACTGAAGCGATAAAGCAAATATTAGCGGGGGTGAAGGTGCTAGAGGGGGCTCTCAAGGAATGCTCCAATGGGAAGCCCTTCTTCGGCGGTGATAACGTTGGATACGTGGATATAGCACTAGGCGGTCTGTTAGCGTTTATGCAAGGAACTGAAGAACTATGTGGTACCAAGCTCTTTGGCACCGCGAATACCCCACTTCTGCTTGCTTGGGTGGAGCGCTTCACTACGCTGGACGCTGCCAAGGCGGCTCTGCCAGACGCCAGCAAGTTGGTTGCGTTTGCAAAGACAAGGCAGGCACGAATTGCTGCTACTATAAATGTACCTGTCAAGAAATGA